One genomic window of Polynucleobacter sp. HIN11 includes the following:
- a CDS encoding sulfurtransferase produces the protein MNHECPGSNAPSILNIAGYQFVRLDELNQRKESLHQLASELGLKGTILLSEEGINLFLAGLETNIQSFLAFLRNDPRLASFQTKDSWSATQPFRKLLVKIKKEIIRMNHPTIAPEKGRAKFISPKKLKEWLDRGQDDLGRPVVLIDTRNGFEVEYGTFKNALHFNINKFSEFPQAIEAHLPELGDKTLVSFCTGGIRCEKSGLYLRERGLEHSYQLDGGILQYFEDIGGDHYVGDCFVFDERETLEPSLAAKPQGRLKPKKNQA, from the coding sequence ATGAATCATGAGTGCCCGGGCTCAAATGCCCCTTCCATCCTTAATATTGCTGGCTATCAATTTGTCCGTCTTGACGAACTCAATCAGCGGAAAGAATCGCTGCATCAATTGGCCTCAGAGCTTGGCCTCAAAGGGACAATTCTGCTATCAGAAGAAGGAATTAATCTATTTCTAGCTGGTCTCGAAACCAATATTCAAAGTTTTCTTGCCTTTTTACGAAATGATCCGCGACTGGCATCGTTTCAAACAAAGGATAGCTGGTCAGCAACGCAACCGTTTCGTAAGCTTTTGGTCAAGATCAAAAAAGAGATTATTCGCATGAATCATCCGACGATTGCCCCGGAAAAGGGTCGGGCGAAGTTTATCTCTCCGAAGAAGTTAAAAGAATGGCTCGATCGGGGCCAAGATGATCTGGGACGTCCCGTAGTGCTGATTGATACACGCAATGGGTTTGAAGTGGAATATGGAACGTTCAAGAATGCGTTGCATTTCAATATCAATAAATTTAGTGAATTTCCGCAAGCAATTGAGGCGCACTTACCCGAACTGGGTGATAAGACCTTGGTCAGTTTTTGTACTGGTGGGATCCGCTGTGAAAAATCAGGGCTATATTTGCGAGAACGCGGTCTTGAGCATAGCTATCAATTAGACGGTGGGATCTTGCAATATTTTGAAGATATTGGTGGCGATCACTATGTGGGTGATTGCTTCGTCTTTGATGAACGCGAAACTCTAGAGCCCAGCCTTGCTGCTAAGCCCCAGGGCAGACTCAAGCCCAAGAAAAATCAAGCTTAG
- a CDS encoding antibiotic biosynthesis monooxygenase family protein — MILEVVDIRIDESKQAEFNEAILRGVRTTIAPAKGFRGFKVNHSIESPNRYLLMIYWDTLENHMVDFRGSPAFTEWRSIVGPFFTQAPAVEHFNLVGKSD; from the coding sequence ATGATTCTAGAAGTGGTTGATATTCGTATCGATGAAAGTAAGCAAGCTGAATTTAATGAGGCAATTTTACGGGGAGTGCGCACCACCATCGCTCCTGCTAAGGGCTTTCGGGGCTTTAAAGTCAATCACAGCATTGAGTCACCCAATCGTTACCTACTGATGATCTATTGGGACACCCTTGAGAACCATATGGTTGATTTTCGGGGATCCCCAGCGTTTACCGAATGGCGCAGCATTGTGGGCCCATTTTTTACCCAAGCGCCTGCCGTTGAGCATTTCAATTTAGTCGGTAAGTCCGACTAG
- a CDS encoding pirin family protein has protein sequence MNRQIIQVIPGVVTSDGAGVRLRRSLGGQDRQRLDPFLMLDEFSSSDPNDYVAGFPPHPHRGFETVTYMLEGHMLHEDHLGNRGHLKSGGVQWMTAGRGIIHSEMPQQESGVMRGFQLWINLPAGEKMKSAGYQDIQDASIPKVHLPQGGLVKVIAGEYQSPDGAAIQGPIHGLSTEPLFFDIHLSGHQTFSHPITISHHSFLYVYEGDLTVGGQEEQAPRQAALVLGNGDQVTMQAGAQGAKAIWLAAKPLHEPVVQHGPFVMNTQEEIMQAIADYQQNRLTAP, from the coding sequence ATGAATCGGCAGATTATCCAAGTGATTCCTGGGGTTGTAACCTCTGATGGGGCGGGTGTTCGCTTACGTCGTAGCTTGGGTGGTCAAGATCGGCAGCGCCTTGATCCATTTTTGATGCTCGATGAGTTTTCATCCAGCGATCCAAATGATTATGTTGCTGGATTTCCACCCCATCCGCATCGTGGTTTCGAAACCGTGACCTATATGCTCGAAGGCCATATGTTGCATGAGGATCATTTGGGTAATCGAGGCCACTTAAAAAGTGGTGGCGTGCAATGGATGACCGCTGGTCGCGGCATTATTCATTCAGAAATGCCCCAGCAAGAAAGTGGTGTGATGCGCGGGTTCCAGCTTTGGATCAATTTACCCGCGGGCGAGAAAATGAAGTCTGCAGGGTATCAAGATATTCAAGATGCATCCATTCCCAAAGTTCATTTACCTCAAGGTGGATTGGTTAAAGTGATTGCTGGGGAGTATCAGTCGCCTGATGGCGCTGCGATCCAGGGCCCCATTCATGGATTAAGCACCGAACCTTTATTTTTTGATATTCACTTATCAGGTCATCAGACTTTTAGCCATCCGATAACGATTTCACATCATAGTTTTCTCTATGTGTATGAGGGTGATTTAACTGTTGGCGGACAAGAAGAGCAAGCGCCACGTCAGGCGGCGCTTGTTCTGGGTAATGGCGATCAAGTGACGATGCAAGCTGGTGCACAGGGGGCTAAAGCGATTTGGCTTGCTGCAAAACCACTTCATGAACCAGTTGTTCAGCATGGCCCTTTTGTCATGAATACCCAAGAGGAAATTATGCAAGCAATTGCAGACTATCAACAGAACCGATTAACCGCCCCCTAA
- the cfa gene encoding cyclopropane fatty acyl phospholipid synthase, whose amino-acid sequence MMSSNSESYSPPGDIKAPAALEQILQQAGITVNGTQPWDMRVHDPIVFDRILQTWSLGLGESYMDGKWDCQRLDEFFYRLMRDELDESVQGLAKVRLLYEIARAKLLNLQSKDRAFQVGEQHYNAGNDLFGAMLDPRMIYSCAYWAHAKNLTEAQEHKLDLICKKLHLKPGESLLEIGCGWGGLAKFAAERYGVKVLGITVSSEQQALAIERCQGLPVEIRLIDYRDLEGSFDKIVSVGMFEHVGQKNYAEYFDIAHRLLSDQGIFLLHTIGSYVTVKKTDAWIDRYIFPNGHLPSLVELSQALERRFLVEDLHNFGHDYDKTLMAWLSNFERAWPQLQTQYSKRFYRMWRYYLCCCAGFFRSGQGQLWQLVLTKRSREQTYLGYRPSL is encoded by the coding sequence ATGATGTCAAGTAATTCCGAAAGTTATTCACCTCCGGGGGATATCAAAGCCCCGGCTGCACTCGAGCAAATTCTTCAGCAAGCCGGTATTACCGTCAATGGCACTCAGCCTTGGGACATGCGTGTTCATGACCCGATTGTTTTTGACCGAATTCTGCAAACATGGTCACTAGGCCTTGGTGAATCCTATATGGATGGGAAATGGGACTGCCAGCGTCTGGACGAGTTCTTTTATCGTTTAATGCGCGATGAATTAGATGAAAGTGTCCAAGGTTTGGCCAAAGTTCGACTTCTTTATGAAATCGCCCGCGCGAAGCTATTGAATTTGCAATCCAAAGATCGAGCCTTTCAGGTGGGTGAGCAGCACTATAACGCGGGTAATGATCTGTTTGGGGCCATGCTTGATCCACGCATGATCTACTCCTGCGCCTACTGGGCCCACGCGAAGAATCTAACCGAGGCGCAAGAACATAAACTGGATTTAATTTGTAAGAAACTACATTTAAAGCCAGGCGAGTCGCTCCTAGAAATTGGTTGTGGTTGGGGTGGGTTGGCTAAATTCGCGGCGGAGCGCTATGGTGTCAAGGTTTTAGGCATCACTGTATCTAGCGAACAGCAGGCCTTAGCCATCGAACGTTGCCAAGGTCTTCCAGTTGAAATTCGTTTAATTGATTATCGCGATCTGGAAGGATCGTTCGATAAGATCGTTTCGGTTGGGATGTTTGAGCATGTTGGGCAGAAAAATTATGCAGAGTACTTTGATATCGCTCATCGCTTGCTAAGTGATCAAGGAATTTTTCTCTTGCACACCATCGGCAGCTATGTAACAGTTAAAAAAACAGATGCCTGGATTGATCGCTATATTTTTCCTAATGGGCATTTACCATCTTTAGTGGAGCTGTCGCAAGCTTTGGAGCGCCGCTTTCTAGTTGAGGATTTGCATAATTTTGGACATGACTACGATAAAACGCTGATGGCATGGTTAAGTAATTTTGAGCGCGCTTGGCCACAGTTACAAACCCAGTATTCCAAGCGTTTTTATCGGATGTGGCGTTATTACTTATGCTGTTGTGCGGGATTTTTCCGCTCCGGCCAAGGACAGCTTTGGCAACTGGTCTTGACCAAACGGTCTCGTGAGCAAACCTATCTGGGCTATCGACCCAGTTTGTAA
- a CDS encoding cytochrome b/b6 domain-containing protein, translating to MSVPVRIWDLPTRLFHWALAICIVLGIVFVKIGGNAIQWHAYCGYTALVLILFRLIWGFVGSKYARFANFVPSPATLIAFLRGQVDGGLGHNPLGALSVIALLVVVLIQALTGLFADDDIFFQGPLAKYVSNSTVALLSSIHRFNQYLIFALVGLHIAAISYYHFVKQENLVRPMVTGDKLIESHPKLAEKIDSSRQRLLALAIFLLIILVLYLLIA from the coding sequence GTGAGCGTACCGGTTCGCATTTGGGATCTGCCAACTCGCCTATTTCATTGGGCTTTGGCGATCTGTATTGTGCTCGGTATCGTGTTTGTGAAAATCGGCGGTAATGCCATTCAGTGGCATGCCTATTGTGGCTACACTGCGCTTGTACTGATCTTGTTTCGACTCATTTGGGGTTTTGTGGGTTCGAAGTATGCACGCTTTGCTAATTTTGTTCCCAGCCCCGCAACACTAATTGCCTTTCTTCGGGGTCAAGTCGATGGCGGACTTGGTCATAACCCGCTCGGCGCCTTATCCGTCATCGCTCTATTGGTAGTCGTTTTAATTCAGGCTCTGACCGGTTTATTTGCCGATGATGATATTTTTTTCCAGGGACCACTTGCAAAATACGTTTCGAATAGTACTGTTGCGCTGCTTTCTAGTATTCATCGCTTCAACCAATACTTAATATTTGCTTTGGTAGGACTGCATATTGCTGCAATCTCGTACTACCATTTTGTTAAGCAAGAAAATTTAGTCCGACCTATGGTCACCGGTGATAAATTAATCGAGTCTCACCCGAAATTAGCTGAGAAAATTGATTCAAGTCGCCAACGCTTGCTGGCACTGGCAATATTTTTGTTGATTATCCTCGTCCTGTATTTGCTGATCGCTTAA
- a CDS encoding site-2 protease family protein encodes MISDYSIQAIAINAIPLVFAITIHEAAHGYAAKRFGDNTAFLLGRVTLNPLKHIDPIGTVLIPIALILANSPFLVGYAKPVPVRFDRLRNPRIDMIWVALAGPGSNFFQAIAWAIAWIVLQGSGINEPFLISMAKAGVFWNIGLLVFNLFPLPPLDGGRILAGLLPFRQALLLGKLEPWGFFIVLGLVFTGIISQWWMVPLSEFFISIVRGLTYPIRMLFGS; translated from the coding sequence ATGATTTCTGACTATTCTATCCAAGCTATTGCAATTAATGCGATTCCCTTGGTTTTTGCCATTACGATCCATGAGGCTGCTCATGGCTATGCGGCCAAACGCTTTGGCGATAACACCGCTTTTTTGCTTGGTCGTGTCACGCTTAACCCCCTAAAACATATTGATCCGATTGGCACTGTTTTAATCCCGATTGCGCTGATTTTGGCGAACTCCCCCTTCTTAGTTGGTTATGCCAAGCCAGTTCCAGTACGTTTTGATCGCTTACGCAATCCTCGGATCGATATGATTTGGGTGGCGCTCGCCGGGCCTGGCTCTAATTTTTTTCAGGCAATCGCCTGGGCTATTGCTTGGATCGTGCTTCAAGGGTCGGGTATTAATGAACCGTTTTTGATCTCGATGGCCAAGGCTGGCGTCTTTTGGAACATTGGCCTCCTGGTCTTTAATTTATTTCCCCTTCCCCCATTGGATGGTGGCCGTATTCTGGCAGGATTGTTGCCGTTCCGCCAAGCCCTACTATTAGGCAAACTAGAACCCTGGGGCTTTTTTATTGTCTTGGGCCTCGTGTTTACCGGAATTATTTCTCAATGGTGGATGGTTCCATTAAGTGAGTTCTTCATTTCGATCGTACGGGGGCTCACCTACCCAATAAGAATGCTTTTTGGGTCTTAA
- a CDS encoding chromate transporter: protein MRHSPARLFITFTFIGLSGFGGVLPWARRTLVEQKQWLSSQEFNALLGVCQLVPGPNIVNLAVCVGERFGGVRGAFAAVGGLMLAPMTVVILLALLYDHYGEFEHVQGVLRGISSVGVGLIAATGFKMLKEELSCPPMLFVIAISIAIATIYQLALGWVVAITLPLALVVAWRKAR from the coding sequence ATGCGGCACAGCCCAGCTCGTCTATTCATTACTTTTACATTTATTGGCTTATCCGGCTTTGGTGGTGTTCTGCCGTGGGCTAGGAGAACCTTGGTGGAGCAAAAACAGTGGCTCAGCTCTCAAGAATTCAATGCTCTATTAGGCGTTTGCCAATTAGTTCCCGGTCCTAATATTGTTAACCTCGCTGTGTGTGTAGGCGAGCGTTTTGGGGGCGTACGAGGGGCATTTGCTGCGGTTGGTGGATTAATGCTGGCTCCCATGACCGTTGTGATTTTGCTAGCGTTACTGTATGACCACTACGGAGAGTTTGAGCATGTACAAGGCGTTTTACGAGGTATCTCTTCCGTGGGTGTTGGCTTAATCGCCGCTACGGGATTTAAGATGCTCAAAGAGGAACTCAGCTGCCCGCCCATGCTCTTCGTCATTGCAATTAGCATCGCAATCGCTACCATCTATCAGTTGGCGCTTGGCTGGGTCGTTGCGATTACCTTACCGCTTGCCCTTGTGGTTGCCTGGAGAAAAGCGCGATGA
- a CDS encoding chromate transporter: MMIGLLGLFIKLSLFSLIAFGGVNALLPTLYDISVNQEGWIDPQTFIHYFAIAQAAPGPNLLTVTLIGWNAFGLAGALLATLAVCWPSCILIFYLQRVVAKLQHLQWKKTIEYSASALAVGLVLASAWQIAIRINGNWSAYALTIFSILFVLLTKRHPLYLIGLGAILGFFGFI; the protein is encoded by the coding sequence ATGATGATCGGCCTCTTAGGACTGTTTATCAAACTGTCCTTGTTCTCATTAATTGCATTTGGCGGGGTCAACGCTCTCTTACCAACCCTGTATGACATTTCAGTTAATCAAGAAGGCTGGATTGATCCTCAAACCTTCATTCATTATTTTGCGATTGCGCAAGCGGCACCAGGCCCTAACCTATTAACCGTTACCTTGATTGGTTGGAATGCCTTTGGCTTGGCGGGCGCACTCTTAGCAACTCTAGCGGTTTGCTGGCCATCGTGTATTTTGATTTTTTATCTCCAGAGGGTGGTTGCTAAACTTCAACATTTGCAATGGAAGAAAACCATTGAGTATTCGGCAAGCGCCCTTGCAGTTGGCCTAGTGCTTGCATCTGCCTGGCAAATTGCCATTCGGATCAATGGCAATTGGTCAGCCTATGCATTAACCATCTTTAGCATTCTGTTTGTCTTGCTAACTAAGCGTCATCCGCTTTATTTAATTGGTCTTGGTGCAATCCTAGGATTTTTTGGTTTTATTTGA
- a CDS encoding carboxymuconolactone decarboxylase family protein: MTNDRLIPYQPIDLAEPADLVAEIRKRRGGQLINLDRMLLHSEPVARGWNHFIGNVRQQLSLDPKLRELGMCGVAVLNGAEYEFFHHAPPFLKAGGTQAQVDAMRHLGGSNFDPTPFSSLEQDTLELTLQMTRAIQVDPALMKRLQEALGNTALVELVTVIAAYNMVSRFLIALDIHPEDQSPKA, from the coding sequence ATGACAAACGATCGTTTAATTCCATACCAACCCATTGACTTAGCAGAGCCTGCCGATCTAGTTGCCGAGATCCGCAAACGTCGCGGTGGCCAGCTGATTAATCTGGACCGGATGCTGTTGCATAGTGAGCCAGTAGCCCGCGGCTGGAACCATTTTATTGGTAATGTTCGCCAGCAATTATCCTTAGACCCCAAGTTACGCGAACTGGGAATGTGTGGCGTTGCGGTTCTCAATGGCGCTGAGTATGAGTTCTTCCATCATGCCCCACCTTTTCTGAAAGCGGGAGGCACGCAAGCCCAAGTCGATGCGATGCGACATTTGGGAGGGAGTAATTTTGATCCCACCCCCTTTAGTTCATTAGAGCAAGATACTCTTGAGTTAACCTTGCAAATGACCCGGGCCATTCAGGTTGATCCCGCATTGATGAAGCGACTACAAGAAGCCTTAGGTAATACTGCATTGGTCGAGTTGGTAACAGTGATTGCAGCGTACAACATGGTGTCACGCTTTCTGATCGCCTTGGATATTCATCCTGAAGATCAGTCTCCAAAGGCTTAG
- the crcB gene encoding fluoride efflux transporter CrcB, which produces MGMSTAFGSVIAIFCGAGLGALLRVWFISISAPISSLIPMGTLISNLVGSYLIGIALAFFLDHPAISPQWRLFIITGFLGGLTTFSSFSADVVMLMQRDQLMLALGLALMHVCGSLLLTFLGIWTIHALK; this is translated from the coding sequence ATGGGAATGTCTACTGCCTTTGGTTCAGTCATCGCCATCTTTTGTGGCGCAGGTCTTGGCGCCCTTTTGCGAGTCTGGTTTATCTCAATATCAGCGCCGATCTCAAGTCTCATTCCAATGGGAACTTTAATTTCGAATTTAGTCGGCTCCTATCTCATTGGAATTGCGCTCGCTTTCTTCCTGGATCATCCGGCGATCTCGCCACAATGGCGTCTGTTTATCATCACCGGGTTCTTGGGTGGGCTGACTACGTTTTCCAGTTTCTCAGCCGATGTGGTGATGTTGATGCAGCGCGATCAGTTAATGCTCGCTTTGGGCCTCGCCCTGATGCATGTCTGCGGATCCCTATTGCTAACCTTTCTGGGGATTTGGACTATCCATGCTCTCAAATAA
- a CDS encoding c-type cytochrome: MNTQSLRISIKALIPALALTLATPAMAQFAKPEDAIKYRQSAFALIGAHMGRLSAVVKGEVPYNKEDVARNAAIISMLSSMPWQAFGPGTEGGKAEPAIWKESAKFKTAADRMQAAVAELNTAAQSGNPENLKKALGATGQTCKGCHDDFRKK; encoded by the coding sequence ATGAATACTCAATCACTTCGCATTTCCATCAAAGCCCTCATTCCGGCGCTTGCCCTTACCTTAGCCACCCCAGCGATGGCCCAGTTTGCCAAGCCAGAGGATGCCATCAAATATCGCCAAAGCGCCTTTGCTTTGATAGGTGCCCATATGGGTCGATTGTCTGCGGTGGTGAAGGGGGAGGTTCCCTACAATAAAGAGGATGTGGCGCGGAACGCTGCCATTATTAGCATGCTCTCAAGCATGCCTTGGCAAGCATTTGGTCCCGGGACCGAAGGTGGTAAGGCTGAACCAGCCATTTGGAAGGAAAGTGCCAAGTTCAAGACGGCTGCTGATCGGATGCAAGCGGCCGTTGCAGAGCTCAATACTGCAGCCCAATCAGGCAATCCTGAGAATTTGAAGAAGGCGTTGGGTGCAACCGGTCAAACCTGCAAAGGCTGTCACGACGATTTTCGTAAGAAGTAA
- a CDS encoding D-2-hydroxyacid dehydrogenase family protein, producing MHTKPIIAVLGDYERCLQDYADWSPIQAHSKLRFFHEPLSGESLYEAVHDADAIALVRDRSPFDASLIKRLPKLKLFVFTGTRNALLDHTALLHQGVTVACTRGGPSKETTAELTWALILAASKQVVDQSQMMSDGQWRNAHSVLPMLHGQRLGIIGLGGIGSLVAKVGAAFGMELVCWSPNMTHERANAAGCEFLPLETLLQTSKIVSLHLVASERTKGLIHRDRLAMMRTDSILVNTARSSLIVTNDLIAALKSGRPGQAALDVFDQEPLPKESELHRIPNLLMTPHLGFVAEPIFQGFAQGLVDTLDAWLNGKPVPMPYPANS from the coding sequence ATGCATACCAAACCGATTATTGCTGTCTTAGGAGACTACGAGCGCTGCTTGCAAGACTATGCGGATTGGTCACCAATTCAAGCGCACTCTAAACTGCGATTTTTTCATGAACCTCTCTCCGGGGAATCGCTCTATGAAGCTGTTCATGATGCAGATGCGATTGCTTTGGTCCGTGATCGGTCTCCCTTTGACGCATCACTCATTAAGCGCTTACCTAAGCTCAAATTATTTGTTTTTACTGGAACACGCAATGCTTTACTTGATCACACCGCCCTCCTCCATCAAGGGGTAACGGTCGCTTGTACACGCGGCGGACCATCCAAAGAAACCACCGCTGAGCTAACTTGGGCCCTAATCCTTGCTGCCAGTAAGCAAGTGGTCGATCAGTCTCAGATGATGAGTGACGGGCAATGGCGTAATGCCCATTCCGTATTACCCATGCTCCACGGGCAACGTCTTGGGATTATTGGACTTGGCGGCATCGGTAGCTTAGTAGCCAAAGTAGGCGCTGCATTTGGAATGGAATTGGTTTGCTGGAGTCCGAATATGACCCACGAACGCGCCAATGCGGCTGGGTGTGAGTTCTTGCCACTAGAAACCCTTCTTCAAACCTCAAAAATTGTCAGTTTGCATTTAGTCGCCAGTGAACGCACCAAAGGCCTCATTCATCGTGATCGCTTAGCGATGATGCGAACAGACTCTATATTGGTGAATACCGCTCGCTCAAGTCTCATTGTGACCAATGATCTAATCGCAGCTCTCAAATCCGGCAGGCCAGGTCAGGCCGCCCTCGATGTCTTTGATCAAGAGCCACTTCCAAAAGAATCTGAACTTCATCGCATCCCAAATTTACTAATGACCCCCCATTTAGGCTTTGTGGCTGAGCCTATTTTTCAGGGTTTTGCTCAAGGTCTTGTTGACACGCTTGATGCATGGCTCAATGGCAAGCCCGTACCGATGCCCTACCCTGCCAATTCATAA
- the ubiG gene encoding bifunctional 2-polyprenyl-6-hydroxyphenol methylase/3-demethylubiquinol 3-O-methyltransferase UbiG translates to MRNVDQGEIDKFSALAHRWWDPTSEFKPLHAINPLRLDWIKSITSLEGKQVLDVGCGGGILAESLSKSGATVTGIDLSTKALKVAELHQLESGTTVQYRSISAEDLAKEERHSYDVVTCMEMLEHVPDPASVVQACANLCKPGGYLFFSTLNRNPKSYLFAIIGAEYILQLLPKGTHQYEKFIKPSELAQFTRAAGLEVLQLKGMTYNPITQIYRLGSDTDVNYMMATRKSQ, encoded by the coding sequence ATGCGTAATGTTGACCAAGGTGAGATTGATAAATTTAGTGCGCTAGCGCATCGCTGGTGGGATCCGACCAGTGAATTCAAACCTTTGCATGCCATTAACCCCTTACGACTTGACTGGATTAAATCGATCACCAGTTTAGAAGGTAAACAAGTGCTTGACGTCGGATGTGGCGGCGGCATTCTTGCTGAATCGCTCTCCAAGTCAGGGGCAACAGTAACTGGTATCGATTTATCGACCAAAGCGCTCAAAGTTGCTGAATTGCACCAACTCGAAAGTGGAACGACGGTCCAATACCGCTCAATTTCAGCGGAGGATTTAGCAAAAGAAGAGCGTCATTCCTATGATGTGGTCACCTGCATGGAAATGCTAGAGCACGTTCCCGATCCAGCCTCGGTGGTTCAGGCGTGTGCAAACCTTTGTAAACCCGGTGGGTATCTCTTCTTTTCCACCCTCAATCGCAATCCAAAATCCTACTTATTTGCGATCATTGGTGCGGAGTATATTTTGCAACTCCTACCAAAGGGTACGCATCAGTATGAGAAATTTATTAAACCATCTGAGCTGGCACAATTTACTCGTGCTGCCGGCTTAGAAGTATTGCAACTCAAGGGTATGACCTATAACCCCATCACACAAATTTATCGCTTAGGTAGCGATACGGATGTGAATTACATGATGGCAACCCGCAAGTCTCAATAA
- a CDS encoding HAD family hydrolase produces the protein MGTPVFEGVFFDLDGTLADTAPDLVAAANRLLLANQRAPMAYETLRPMASAGARGLIQKSFGINPDHPEFIALRDRFLSFYEEALLVHSKLYEGMEVLLQELDEQKIPWGIVTNKQQRFTQPLTEQMGLLKRAHCVVSGDTTPHSKPHPEPILHAARLAKVDPRRAIYIGDDIRDIVSGKAAGMQTAAALYGYCGCEEPPHAWGADYLIHRPQDLRQILFAN, from the coding sequence ATGGGCACTCCAGTATTTGAAGGGGTATTTTTTGATCTGGATGGCACGCTTGCCGATACTGCACCAGATTTGGTTGCCGCAGCCAATCGTCTACTGCTTGCAAATCAACGTGCGCCCATGGCCTATGAGACCCTTCGGCCCATGGCATCCGCAGGAGCGCGAGGGCTAATCCAGAAAAGTTTTGGAATTAATCCCGATCATCCCGAGTTCATCGCCTTGCGTGATCGCTTCTTGAGCTTTTATGAAGAAGCGCTCTTGGTCCACAGTAAACTTTACGAGGGTATGGAAGTGCTTTTGCAAGAACTTGATGAGCAAAAGATTCCGTGGGGGATTGTCACCAATAAACAGCAACGATTTACACAACCGCTCACCGAGCAAATGGGTTTACTGAAAAGAGCCCATTGCGTAGTCTCGGGCGATACCACGCCCCACTCCAAGCCCCATCCAGAACCTATTTTGCACGCCGCTCGCTTAGCCAAGGTCGATCCCCGCAGAGCCATCTATATCGGCGATGATATTCGCGATATTGTGTCTGGTAAAGCCGCTGGGATGCAAACAGCAGCAGCTCTCTACGGCTATTGCGGATGCGAAGAACCCCCGCACGCCTGGGGTGCAGATTACCTGATTCATCGCCCACAGGATCTGCGCCAAATTCTGTTTGCCAATTAG
- a CDS encoding 3-hydroxyacyl-CoA dehydrogenase family protein gives MLFNPAETKVLIVGGGTMGADVALVCARGGCATQVFESSAERRALLPNYFETKLQEIGYPHRLHLLSVVDSLNHFDWSEIDLVIECVPEKLEVKQDLFAQLEQVVNPETVLASNSSSFPISEIAKGLKSPARMIGLHFFMPAHLVPCVEVIYGEKTSRLVADSLSRLMTACGMVPVTVKKDLPGFLANRLQHALSREAFDLIDAGIVTPEDVDKAVRFGFGFRYLAAGPVLQRDHAGVEVHAAAGASIYPSLNNKGEIAQCLKEKVDSENLGMKTGQGFYSWDAEAIKVERQRYDDLLRAGLKLLQKELPEIK, from the coding sequence ATGCTATTTAATCCAGCCGAGACCAAAGTTTTAATCGTGGGCGGTGGAACCATGGGGGCTGATGTTGCCCTAGTCTGTGCTCGTGGAGGGTGCGCAACCCAAGTTTTTGAATCGAGCGCTGAACGCCGAGCTCTCTTGCCCAATTATTTTGAAACTAAATTGCAAGAAATTGGATATCCACATCGGCTACATTTGCTCTCCGTCGTTGATTCGCTCAATCACTTTGATTGGTCAGAAATTGATTTAGTGATTGAGTGTGTTCCAGAAAAACTTGAGGTCAAACAGGATTTATTTGCTCAACTCGAGCAGGTAGTGAACCCTGAAACTGTGCTAGCAAGTAATAGTTCTAGTTTTCCCATTAGTGAAATTGCCAAAGGTTTAAAAAGTCCAGCTCGGATGATTGGTTTGCATTTTTTTATGCCCGCACATTTAGTTCCTTGCGTGGAGGTGATCTATGGTGAAAAAACATCACGTTTGGTAGCAGACAGTTTGAGTCGTTTAATGACCGCGTGTGGCATGGTTCCGGTTACTGTTAAAAAGGACTTGCCAGGATTTTTGGCCAATCGTTTGCAACACGCGCTCTCTCGTGAAGCCTTTGATCTGATCGATGCGGGGATTGTCACGCCTGAAGATGTTGATAAAGCAGTGCGTTTTGGTTTCGGCTTTCGTTACTTGGCTGCAGGTCCAGTATTGCAGCGTGATCATGCTGGTGTTGAGGTTCATGCCGCGGCCGGAGCCAGTATCTATCCCTCCCTTAATAACAAAGGTGAGATTGCACAATGCCTTAAGGAAAAAGTGGATTCTGAAAATCTCGGAATGAAAACAGGTCAAGGGTTTTATTCCTGGGATGCCGAGGCGATCAAAGTAGAGCGCCAGCGTTACGATGATTTACTTCGTGCTGGGTTGAAGCTCTTACAAAAAGAACTTCCTGAAATCAAATAA